In the Zingiber officinale cultivar Zhangliang chromosome 5A, Zo_v1.1, whole genome shotgun sequence genome, ATCTAGCCTATTTGGATTTCTATAAATTTACATTCTCTAGGAAGGGTCGAGCAAGGAGAAAGTAGATATGGTATCAAACTTTGGTTCTAACCACTATCAATGAAGTTCTTGTAGTATGCCAATTGGCATGGAATATTGTAGCTGCTAGATTTCAATGAATAACACACCTTGTTGAGTTTAAATTTACAAAcacctaatttttaaagttataaCTTAGAGTTGAAACTCAATTTACTGGTTTATTTGAAATTTCCAAGCACACCCTATAGAGTTAAAACCCACTATTGGACCTAGcctatttagatttttgaaaaatcacaACCGCTATGAAGGGTTTAGTTTATAGAACATAGATATATGTGAAGTATTAGTTTTGGCCTACTGGGATTGGTTTACATTAACGTTGACGCTTTTCACTAATCAGCACCATCATGCCATTTTGGACATTGTTATTTATATTTGGCTAGGCAATCATGTTGTTATTCCTGTGACTATTCAATATACACTTCTCATATCATAGATAACACTGTGTATTAAACAGGCAATACTAAATACAaagatataaaaataataacactCTACATAGTTGTAGCTATACATTCCCTATCCAACTATTTTTATTACAACACTATAGATGTCCTCTATACAAAGATATAACAGTAACAACACTCTACACAATTGTAGCTTTACATTCCCCACCCAACTATTTTTCTTACAATACTATGGATAATAAATCTAATGTTTTGAAGAACCTGTCCTTGAAAATTGATACTAGTACatcaattcaattttttttcatgtctccttaTTTAAAGTCCATCTTCAAATCATACAGCATACATTGAATGTCTTGCATCACAAAGAAACTATAATCAACATTGTAAATAACATTAGAAATTTAATATTCAATATTTTATGTACAACTTTTATATTCATACTGTTTCTCATTTACTTACTTGACTTCTTATTGTGGGCGTTCTACTATGAGAGAAACTCATTGATTGAAGGGATGATGACTTTTAAAATATGAATGAATAGCAACAAGTTGCTCATGAGTATATTATTGTAACTCCGATACCTGTAAGAATgaataagaaattaaaaatatacATCAACTAGAATTTATACTACAATATTAATATACACATGAATATTAGATGATCATCActgtttcaaaatcatatttcaatttACTATCACTTGCAAGAGAATTAAAATGATTGAAAGTCATTACTTTGGTGTCCACCAACAATAAGTGAAAGTGTGTATTATCAGTGGAtaaaggtataaaaatatacctaaccCCTTCATCTTCCATATCTATCTTTTATCACTTGTTGTATGGAAAACTTTCTTGAGGATTTTAATGTTGACCATAAATATGCAAAGACATGCAAGcttaatcaaataataaaatatattataatattatatactCCCAAATTATTTATGTTCCTTACAGTGAAGAAGGTTGAACAATATATAGACTTGTTGTATGACCTATCAGACGAGGATACCccccataaataaaattttacaataggtgttaattaattttccttttgtaaaAATCTCTCCATTCACACAAGATAAGAAGCAATGCACAGTTAAACCAAAAGGTGATTCATcctaaactaattaaattataaacctACAAAGTAAATCAACCACTATAAGTcaggaaaataaattaaaaaaccatataattatattaatttgtcacttaattaaataaactatGTAATTCAGAATTCAGACTACCATACTTTaggttcttattttttttttaacaagtaGGTCACCTCTTCgtcttattttttcttcttcgacGTCTTAAATTACTTCTTCATAAACTATGACCATAAACATAAACCACATTTAATTATTGATTTAATTCAAATGACTAAAACTAAGTTATAAGCAAATACATACGACAAtggcttgtttcctcattttgttaAATTGGGTAATCCTAGCTActtccttctctacttcttcttcaaAATTGGCTTTCATAATTATGATAgtgtctctttcttcttccatatcatctCCATCAATTTTTTACTTTCCCCTTATCGACAACATCATGTTCTTTTACAATTTTGTCACCCTCTCCTTCTACTATGATGTTTTCCACAATCTCGCATATTTGTATCATGCTCTGCTTCCTCTTAGGTAAAACCTagagccacaatggactatcaattgcaGTATTTCTGCAATCGTAGCAACTTCAATCACGTCCTCTCCTACTCCTTGTTCCAAAAGCAATTGGTTTAGGATGAGGATCAACTATAGGATCACTTGATTGAGCTTGCAAgcctttattatattattttaagtaattctttcaccctttcattcatatgaatgttctccaATGTTAGATTCTTGATTTAGTTTGCTTAAATGGTGCATTTAAAACATTTCTTATTACTTTGACATTCAACTTTTGTGTCATCTAATTGTAATGTCTCCATTGGACATGGAATATCATCAACGAAATCAAGGTTCTCAACTAATATATTTTCATATTGGGTAGAGATTAGTTCAATCATAATCtatcaaattataaaaataaatctaaaaaactACATATTAACCTAAGTTAGGTGATGGTCATCAATATTTTACCTTTTTAGGTGAGACTCGGTCGAACAAGgatctcaccttactaatatgtgaaggaatatttctCTACCTATTTATTCATGCTCCTTCAATATTCTATGGTTTTTGGATTATAACATACTCCAAAAACTATGTCTGGTTCATTATGACAAGTGTTACATATTTATAAATGACCATAAAATTGATGAAAAATTTAACATCAAAAATAAACTTACAACCAAAAGACTAGCAAATCCCTTTAAGGGAGTATGGTGTTGGAGTCATATGTCTAAGTTATTGAAATAggtccccaatcttaggtaattgttgAACTATAAATTGATAGATGACTTCAATCCAATTAATTCTATTAAGATTGTCAAAACCATCTActatgtctatatatatatatatatatatatatatatatatatatatatatatatatatatatatatatatatatatatatatatatatatatatatatatatatatatattggctgCTAGCCAACTACCTTATATTGACACGAAATTTAAGCAATTCCTCAATTCAGGATCTAGTTGCTTCTTTTTTATTtgagaaataagaaaaaaaagaagtcacttgatgctttagttgaattcatAGGAACTAAAATACCTTAGTCTGGAATACCAAGCAACAAGGACATATCTCTTCTAGAGAAGGTAACTAGTACACCTGGAAAAGTAAAATGAATAGTTATCTTTTACTACAGATTTTCTATTGACCAAAatgaaaaaacattaaatttcTCAAACTATTTGATTTTACTAAAATACTTTGTAGTTGGTGCTTAAAATTCACAACTATAACTTATACCTGAAAATCTAAAAGTTTGAGATATTGAATcccaattttaaaatatatattgacCATATATCATGAATATGCTGCATATCTTATATGTCCAAGAAAATATCAAAAGGGGGATGTTTGATTATCGTTATGTGTTGCTCATGTAAAATAACATATCCATGATGCCATGTTTTCATTGTGGATGGTAAAAAAACTATTAAAatgacataacatattattctaatGCAGTTTTGACCTACAATAATTGAAGCCTACAattttacaaatttaaattattaacaataaaATTCAAACTAGTGGAGGTTTTCCAAATTCAAATGCACATTGTTCTGAATATCTCAAGCAATAGTGTTATTTTGACCTAGTCAAGTCCTATGAGTTTCTGAGATGAACGTGCTTACGATACATACCTTTCTGGATGATTGAGAAGTAGAGATTAAAACGATCACTGTACCTCCTCATTGTACCTTCTCACTTTATTTTGAAAGGAGAGTATTGATAGTAAACAAAATCCTAAATCCTTGACTACAGAGAGTCAATCTATGTGAATTTCGTTGGAAACCCTTGACACCACCTGAGAAGGACACAAGAAGATACTTGCGGAGGCTTtcagttgggggggggggggggggatttcaCCGATTAAAATAGAGCATTGGACTTTTGTAATCTGAGACTTAGATTAAATTTGCACATGTTGAGAGAGTAAGGGCGAAAAATATTAGTATCGCATGTATCTAAAttatcaaaattgtttaaaattaaaacgaTTCAAATGTGGCTTGAATGTCCACATTGAATGTCTTAGAAAATGAGAAACGGAAAGCGAAGGTCGGTGGGAGAGAATAGCACATGAGTGAGTATGCTCTTTGCTAAGTAATAAAGCATAGTTTCTCTTTGGGTCAATATGGACTTTTGGTAAATTGCTAGTTTTTATTGATTGGATTcagattttatatttataaaactttATCAGAAacggaaataaataaataaggaatACAATAAAACTGAGGTGCCTCTTTTAAAAAGTGCGTCCTGCTATTTGATGTTTTTTTCCGAAGTAATTGACATTTCCGGCTGCTGCAGCCATTGAAGAATACATGAGAAGAAGCGAATGCCTGTCCAAGCTCGTCGCATCCTCCACTGATGCCAAGTCCTTGGCCTCCCTCCACTCCCTGCTCCTCCGTTCTGGTCTACTTGCTGCCGCCGATTGCTTCTTCGCCACCCGTCTGACATCTGCATACGCCAGACTGCGCCACACTCTGCATGCCCGCCAGTTGTTTGACGAAATTCCCCACCCGAATACTTTCCTCTATAATGCCATTCTTCGAGCTCACTCTCATGCAGGTCAGTGGCTCGAAACTCTTAGGCTTTTCCGCCGCATGATCAATGCTTGGTCACTGCATGGCTGCCCGGATCAATTCACTTTCACTGTCGCACTGAAAGCGTGCGCAGCACTCTCGGAATTGCGCTCTGGACAAACTGTTCACTGCCTCTCCATCAAGATGGGAGAAGCTTTCTCTGACATGTTTGTGGGTTCGTCTCTGGTGGAGTTGTACTCTAGGTGCCGGAAAATGGGCGATGCCGTCATGGTGCTGGAGGAATTCACTGAGCCAGACTTGGTGCTTCAGACTTCAGTGATCACTGGGTACACGAAGAATGGAAATGCAGAAGAGGCCTTGTCATTCTTTTCCCGGAACGTGGCCGGGAAGCATATAGTTCCTGGTCCCGTCACACTCATCAGTGTGGTATCTGCACTTGGACAGTTAGGCAACCTTCTTTCTGGAAAATCCTGCCATGGATTTTTGGTTCGAATGGGCTTTGAGTATGATTTGCCTCTTGCAAATTCTGTCCTGAACTTGTATGCGAAATTGGGTGAGATTAATGCAGCAAGAAAGTTGTTTGACAAAATGCATGCTAGAGATGTTATTACTTGGAGCTCCATGATTACTTGTTATGCTCAGAATGGGGATGGTCCTGCAGCTTTGAAGATGTATAAAAGGATGATTGAGAATGGAGTAGAACCTAATTCTGTTACTTTGGTTAGTGTGCTTCAAGCATGTGCATTGACTCTTGATCTCAATGAAGGTAGAAAGGTGCATGAATTTGCAACCCATAGAGGACATGATTCAGAGTTGGCTGTTTCAACTGCTCTTATTGACTTGTACATGAAGTGTTCATGTTCTCCTGATGCAATAGATATATTCCATAAAATGCCTGAGAAGGATGTAGTTACATGGGCTGCTGTCATTAGTGGTATGACTCAAAATGGTATGGCCAATGAATCACTGAAAATGTTCCAGGAGTTATTATCAGATGGACCTAATCCTGATGCTGTTACAATGGTGAAGGTTCTCACAGCAAGTTCACAATTAGGAAATCTTGGTCAAGCTCTCTGTCTCCATGGTTTCTTAATTA is a window encoding:
- the LOC121980510 gene encoding putative pentatricopeptide repeat-containing protein At3g01580: MRRSECLSKLVASSTDAKSLASLHSLLLRSGLLAAADCFFATRLTSAYARLRHTLHARQLFDEIPHPNTFLYNAILRAHSHAGQWLETLRLFRRMINAWSLHGCPDQFTFTVALKACAALSELRSGQTVHCLSIKMGEAFSDMFVGSSLVELYSRCRKMGDAVMVLEEFTEPDLVLQTSVITGYTKNGNAEEALSFFSRNVAGKHIVPGPVTLISVVSALGQLGNLLSGKSCHGFLVRMGFEYDLPLANSVLNLYAKLGEINAARKLFDKMHARDVITWSSMITCYAQNGDGPAALKMYKRMIENGVEPNSVTLVSVLQACALTLDLNEGRKVHEFATHRGHDSELAVSTALIDLYMKCSCSPDAIDIFHKMPEKDVVTWAAVISGMTQNGMANESLKMFQELLSDGPNPDAVTMVKVLTASSQLGNLGQALCLHGFLIKSGFDNKVFVSSAVIDLYSKCGCLDNAAKVFQTTDEKDVVLWSSMIAAYGMHGLGVRAIATFEHMIQTTIAPNAVTFVTILSACSHSGLLEEGRRIFDSMNHVYGVKPCLEHYSIMVDLLGRAGKLQEALLLIEHMPSPVSPDIWCALLAACMKHHNIHMGELVARNLLNMETEHAAHYNLLSNIYAFDEKWDQMIGVKQAMEERGIRKIPGYSSVEVNNEVHTFLAGEKFQQGREKICGLLRELTVKMREEGQFSGMQAHMSYGM